A section of the Pedobacter sp. HDW13 genome encodes:
- the pbpC gene encoding penicillin-binding protein 1C gives MNKIPKALLISDFVCVVLLLVFLLALPSKLFKSPTSFVIEASNGNLLSAAIASDGQWRFPVADSVPVKFKDCIIAFEDKRFYHHIGVDFFAMGRAMKQNLKAKSVVSGGSTLSMQVIRLSRKQDRTLWQKLLEVILAIRLEIKYNKEEIIGLYAANAPFGSNVVGLEAASWRYYGRDAKTLSWGEMATLAVLPNSPSLVHPGKNSGKLIKKRNDLLDKLTKLKYIDQTTANLSKLEPVPGKPLPLPQNAPHLLNRFKAERKKLEVKSTRIASTLDENIQLKVNAIIKRYNNRYRANDINNIAALILNVKTREVVSYAGNIYQPENTDLQSHVDMIKALRSPGSTLKPLLYASMMNDGFILPHTLIADIPTQIAGYSPQNYDLGYDGAIAADRALSRSLNIPAVKMLQQYKYERFYDKLKKIGISTLNQPADHYGLSLILGGSEVTMWDLANTYMGMVRTLNHFNTYKGLYNPNDYLQASYIRNNRKDETDHQRNSFLDHGSIWATFNAMEEVMRPGDEGLWEQFSSSQRIAWKTGTSFGFRDAWAVGLTPDYVVCVWVGNADGEGRPGLVGIEAAAPVMFDIFRLLPNGKWFETPATKLKKLKICKQSGYKAGEYCENVTEEMVPVAGEKTAICPYHKLMHLDKTGAYRVTDLCESVANMQHKSWFILPPAMEYYYKIKNSDYKILPPFKNGCDISGGNIVMELIYPKNNATVYIPLELDGTRGKIVVNAAHRNQHSRIYWHIDNEYIATTTNFHQLAISPPPGKHTLTLVDENGERLVQVFTVLDKEKK, from the coding sequence ATGAACAAAATACCAAAAGCATTACTGATTTCCGATTTCGTATGTGTAGTGCTGCTTTTGGTATTTCTCCTTGCTTTACCGTCCAAGCTTTTTAAATCTCCAACCTCTTTTGTGATCGAAGCCAGCAACGGCAATTTACTAAGTGCAGCTATAGCCAGTGACGGACAATGGCGTTTTCCGGTTGCCGATTCAGTTCCTGTAAAATTTAAAGATTGCATTATTGCTTTTGAAGATAAACGCTTTTATCATCACATTGGTGTAGACTTTTTTGCGATGGGCAGGGCCATGAAACAGAATCTGAAAGCTAAAAGTGTGGTTAGTGGTGGTAGTACGCTCAGCATGCAGGTGATTCGCCTTTCGCGTAAACAAGATCGAACCCTCTGGCAAAAGCTGCTGGAGGTAATTTTGGCCATACGACTGGAAATTAAATATAACAAAGAAGAAATTATCGGCTTATATGCGGCCAATGCTCCCTTTGGTAGTAACGTAGTAGGCTTGGAAGCTGCCAGCTGGCGTTATTATGGTCGCGACGCCAAAACCCTTTCCTGGGGCGAAATGGCCACACTTGCAGTATTACCCAATAGCCCCTCGCTGGTGCATCCCGGTAAAAACTCGGGCAAACTGATCAAAAAAAGAAACGATTTGTTAGATAAACTGACTAAGTTGAAATATATCGACCAGACTACCGCTAATTTATCCAAACTCGAACCTGTTCCAGGTAAACCTTTACCCCTACCACAAAATGCACCACATTTATTAAATCGCTTTAAGGCAGAAAGGAAAAAGCTGGAGGTTAAATCGACCCGGATTGCTTCAACCCTTGATGAAAACATCCAGCTAAAAGTAAATGCCATAATAAAGCGCTATAACAACCGATACAGGGCAAACGACATTAACAATATTGCAGCCTTAATTTTGAATGTCAAAACCCGCGAGGTGGTAAGTTATGCCGGCAATATTTATCAACCCGAAAATACTGACCTGCAAAGTCATGTAGACATGATTAAAGCTTTACGCAGCCCAGGTAGTACACTAAAACCATTGCTTTATGCCAGTATGATGAATGATGGTTTTATATTGCCCCATACACTAATTGCCGATATCCCCACACAAATTGCAGGTTATTCGCCACAAAACTACGATTTAGGTTACGATGGTGCCATTGCCGCAGACAGAGCGCTGAGTAGATCGCTTAACATTCCGGCGGTTAAGATGTTGCAACAATACAAGTATGAAAGGTTTTACGATAAACTCAAAAAAATAGGCATTAGCACCCTCAACCAACCGGCCGATCATTATGGTTTATCGCTCATTTTGGGTGGTAGCGAAGTAACGATGTGGGATCTGGCTAACACCTACATGGGCATGGTGCGCACCTTAAACCATTTTAATACCTACAAAGGCTTATACAATCCTAACGATTACCTGCAGGCTAGCTATATCCGGAATAACAGAAAAGATGAAACCGATCATCAGCGAAACTCATTTTTAGATCACGGTTCGATATGGGCCACATTTAATGCCATGGAAGAAGTAATGCGTCCTGGTGATGAAGGTTTGTGGGAGCAGTTTTCATCTTCGCAGCGGATTGCCTGGAAAACAGGTACCAGTTTTGGCTTCCGCGATGCCTGGGCTGTAGGCTTAACCCCCGACTATGTAGTTTGCGTTTGGGTTGGTAATGCCGATGGCGAAGGCAGGCCTGGTTTGGTGGGCATTGAGGCGGCTGCACCAGTGATGTTTGATATTTTCAGACTGTTACCCAATGGAAAATGGTTCGAAACCCCAGCAACCAAATTAAAAAAGCTAAAAATCTGCAAACAAAGCGGCTACAAAGCTGGCGAGTATTGCGAAAACGTAACAGAAGAAATGGTACCCGTTGCCGGAGAAAAGACAGCAATATGTCCATATCATAAATTGATGCATTTAGATAAAACCGGGGCTTACAGAGTTACCGATTTGTGCGAAAGTGTAGCCAACATGCAGCACAAAAGCTGGTTCATATTACCACCGGCAATGGAGTATTATTACAAAATTAAAAACAGTGATTACAAAATCTTACCTCCCTTTAAAAACGGCTGCGATATTTCGGGTGGCAACATTGTAATGGAACTCATTTATCCAAAGAACAATGCTACTGTTTACATTCCATTAGAACTGGATGGAACAAGGGGGAAAATCGTTGTTAACGCGGCACACAGAAACCAGCACTCCAGGATATACTGGCACATTGATAATGAGTACATAGCGACTACTACTAATTTCCACCAGCTCGCCATTAGTCCACCACCCGGAAAACATACGCTAACCCTTGTAGATGAAAATGGAGAAAGATTAGTTCAGGTTTTTACTGTTTTAGATAAGGAAAAGAAATAA
- a CDS encoding alpha-2-macroglobulin — MENPSSYRSSTKKKFIFGGLLLVSIAAILFVYFNKKKKTNEENQAYAKYIEAYTSGTISKKSFIRVHLANAATGMQDLGKADSRDLFDFSPSISGKAYWIDPQTIEFRPDENLKPGKNYEATFKLSEVSATEKGLEDFDFEFKVITPGIMLTQNGLVSQNNTALDYMKLTGEVATADVEETSKIEKTIELDFDQKLKVKWQHDPAKNTSKFTIDSIKKTGSDQTLKIDWDGDAIDAEQKGSEEIRVPTLNKFEVLDIKAIQGEEDYALVQFSEPIGVGQDLTGMISLGNLSDLRYTIDASQVKVYAAEELKGNYALNANAGIENINGKKLATGKMANLVFEDKLPAVTIAGGGSILPNSGKLVLPFEAINLKAVDVTVIKIYENNIPQFFQTNSYKDGNELRRVAKPILQKTVRLDEDKALNLHKKNRFTLDLDKMIRTEPGAMYRVTIAFRQEYNAYNCKAGEEKTNEGEDGAEYGDYEGYGEKIDEDDDFWQRYNNYYPSNYRWNDKDNPCTPSFYTNQRWASRNLIASNIGLVAKRGNDNSMLVVATDLLTAKPLSGVNLELMDYQKQIIFTTKTDGDGFAKFDLKRQPFLLIAKNGSERGYLKLDDGSSLPLSRFDVGGDVVQSGLKGFIYGERGVWRPGDSLFVSFVLEDKLKKLPANYPVTMEFYNPKGQLYKRLINGKPLNGFYTFNTATDNTAPTGNWMAKIKAGGATFTKTLKIETVMPNRLKIDFNVGNRPYLTAGTSAATLSAKWLFGAVAQNLKAKVDVNLNTTETKFKGFEGFSFDNPTVNFESQVKTIFEGTLNQNGSAQVNTNLNENNTAPGVLRANFTTKVFEPGGNFSIDNFSIPYHVYSSYLGVRPPKGDRLSGMLVTGQDHKIEIVNVNTDGRLLNGSKTVQVELYKTQWRWWWEQDDQYTYANFTQNQYNKLVESHQVNLTNGKGSWNLRVNEPEWGRYLILVRDINGGHVTGKSVYIDWPGWAQREQGSNPTEASMLSFTANKEKFTVGEDITLTIPTGKDGRALISIENGSRVLKTFWVDTKAGQTQFKFKAEKEMAPNVFANITLLQPHAQTVNDLPIRMYGAIPLSVEDPQTILKPTIKMADKIKPETENTITVGEQNGKAMTYTIALVDEGLLDLTRFKTPDPHSAFYAREGLGVKTWDLFDYVLGAWGGNLERILSIGGDGSINKNLNPAKANRFKAVVKFMGPFTIGKGESKAHKFKLPQYIGSVRAMVVAGQDAAYGFAEKAVQVKKPLMVLATLPRVIGPGETFTLPVTVFATEANLKNISVQLQASNLIVQGTNKQQLYYKQTGEQMAYFEVKAPNTVGIAKVKVIATSGGERTDYDVEMDIRNPNPYVTNVVSATVQPHTKWAVNYLPIGMTGTNSGALEVSSIPAISLSKRLSYLIQYPHGCIEQTTSGIFPQLYLDRLSALNEQQKATTEKNIKAGINRLKGFQTTEGGLSYWPGEGSADEWGSNYAGHFLIEAQNAGYTLPVGLLEDLLRYQKSKAANWAPNSNNFYGGDLLQAYRLYMLALAKKPEMAAMNRLKAFEYLSVAAKWRLAAAYKLAGQNEVAQNMIRGLDTSVQAYKQLGGTYGSDIRDEAMILETLTLLGQKAKAASLLQPLAAKLGENTWYSTQTTAYSLLAIAKFCGTNQSSAKLQYQYVLDGKSAPVNSNQYMSSTPVNFKGSTASVANNGNNVLFVRLVLAGQPIAGQNNFLPNRPDVLDMNVIYKRLNGTVIDPSTIKQGTDFYAEVTVKNPGRMGLYEQMALTQIFPSGWEIINTRVNDNQSMLASSPFTYQDMRDDRVFTYFNVREGESLVYKVLLNASYLGKYYLSAVQCEAMYNNDISATQPGKWVQVVK; from the coding sequence ATGGAAAATCCATCTAGTTACCGATCATCAACAAAAAAGAAATTTATCTTCGGCGGCTTGCTCCTTGTTTCAATTGCCGCTATCCTTTTTGTGTATTTTAACAAGAAGAAAAAAACCAACGAAGAAAACCAGGCTTATGCCAAATACATTGAGGCCTACACCTCGGGTACGATCTCTAAAAAAAGTTTTATCCGCGTGCATCTGGCCAATGCAGCAACAGGTATGCAGGATCTGGGCAAAGCCGATTCGCGCGATCTGTTCGATTTCTCGCCTTCCATTTCTGGAAAAGCTTATTGGATTGATCCCCAAACCATAGAATTCAGGCCTGATGAAAACCTTAAGCCAGGCAAAAACTACGAAGCTACCTTTAAACTATCCGAAGTTTCGGCAACGGAAAAGGGCCTCGAAGATTTCGACTTTGAGTTTAAAGTAATCACGCCAGGGATTATGCTCACGCAAAACGGCTTGGTTTCGCAAAACAATACCGCACTCGATTACATGAAATTAACTGGTGAAGTGGCTACAGCCGATGTAGAAGAAACCAGTAAGATAGAAAAAACGATAGAACTGGATTTCGACCAGAAATTAAAGGTGAAATGGCAGCACGACCCCGCTAAAAACACCTCAAAATTTACGATCGACAGCATTAAAAAAACCGGCAGCGACCAGACTTTAAAAATAGACTGGGATGGTGATGCTATTGATGCAGAGCAAAAAGGCAGCGAAGAAATCAGGGTTCCGACGCTGAATAAGTTTGAAGTTCTTGACATTAAAGCCATTCAAGGGGAAGAAGATTATGCCCTGGTACAGTTTTCTGAGCCCATTGGCGTGGGACAAGATTTAACCGGTATGATCTCGCTGGGTAATTTAAGCGATTTACGCTATACCATTGATGCCAGCCAGGTTAAAGTTTACGCTGCTGAAGAACTGAAAGGCAATTATGCGTTGAATGCCAACGCCGGTATCGAAAACATCAATGGCAAAAAACTGGCAACCGGTAAAATGGCCAACCTGGTTTTCGAAGATAAGCTACCTGCGGTAACCATTGCAGGTGGCGGATCTATTTTACCTAATTCGGGTAAACTGGTTTTACCTTTCGAAGCCATTAATCTGAAAGCTGTAGACGTAACCGTAATTAAGATTTACGAAAATAATATCCCACAATTCTTCCAGACGAACAGCTATAAAGATGGCAACGAACTGCGCAGGGTGGCCAAGCCTATTTTACAAAAAACAGTACGTTTAGATGAGGATAAAGCGCTCAATCTGCACAAAAAGAACCGTTTTACACTCGATCTGGATAAAATGATCCGCACTGAGCCTGGGGCCATGTACCGCGTTACCATCGCTTTCAGGCAGGAATACAATGCCTACAACTGCAAAGCTGGCGAAGAGAAAACCAATGAAGGTGAAGACGGAGCCGAATATGGGGATTATGAAGGCTATGGCGAAAAAATTGATGAAGACGACGATTTCTGGCAACGCTACAACAACTATTATCCATCAAACTACAGATGGAACGATAAGGACAATCCATGTACCCCATCGTTTTATACCAACCAACGCTGGGCAAGCAGAAACTTAATTGCTTCAAATATTGGTTTGGTGGCCAAACGTGGCAACGACAATTCGATGTTAGTGGTGGCTACCGATTTATTAACGGCAAAACCATTAAGCGGCGTAAATCTGGAATTGATGGATTACCAGAAACAGATTATTTTCACCACAAAAACTGATGGCGATGGCTTTGCGAAGTTTGATTTAAAACGTCAGCCGTTTTTACTGATTGCCAAAAATGGTTCAGAACGTGGTTATTTAAAACTTGATGATGGTAGTTCCCTACCGCTAAGCCGTTTTGATGTTGGTGGCGATGTAGTGCAAAGTGGGTTAAAAGGCTTTATTTATGGCGAACGTGGCGTTTGGCGACCCGGCGATAGTCTGTTTGTTTCCTTTGTTTTAGAAGATAAGCTAAAGAAACTTCCGGCCAACTACCCCGTAACCATGGAATTTTACAACCCGAAAGGTCAATTGTATAAACGGCTGATTAATGGCAAACCGCTCAACGGCTTCTACACTTTTAATACGGCGACCGATAATACAGCACCTACCGGTAACTGGATGGCGAAAATAAAAGCTGGTGGCGCTACCTTTACCAAAACGCTCAAAATTGAGACGGTAATGCCTAACCGGCTTAAAATTGATTTCAACGTAGGTAACCGCCCCTATTTAACAGCCGGTACCTCCGCTGCTACCCTCTCGGCCAAGTGGCTTTTCGGTGCTGTTGCCCAAAACCTGAAGGCCAAAGTCGACGTTAACTTAAACACTACCGAAACTAAATTTAAAGGCTTTGAGGGCTTTAGCTTCGATAACCCTACAGTTAATTTCGAATCGCAGGTTAAAACGATATTCGAAGGCACCTTAAATCAAAATGGTTCAGCGCAGGTTAACACCAACCTAAACGAAAACAACACTGCGCCAGGCGTACTCAGGGCTAACTTTACCACTAAGGTTTTCGAACCCGGAGGCAATTTCAGTATCGATAATTTCAGTATTCCCTACCATGTGTATAGCAGCTATCTGGGTGTTCGTCCGCCAAAAGGCGACCGCTTAAGCGGCATGCTGGTTACCGGGCAGGATCATAAAATAGAAATTGTAAATGTAAATACCGATGGCAGGCTGCTAAACGGCAGTAAAACTGTTCAGGTAGAACTGTATAAAACACAGTGGCGCTGGTGGTGGGAACAAGATGATCAGTACACATATGCCAACTTTACGCAAAACCAATACAATAAGCTGGTAGAAAGTCATCAGGTTAACCTTACCAACGGTAAAGGAAGCTGGAATTTACGCGTTAATGAACCTGAATGGGGCCGCTACCTTATTTTGGTACGCGATATCAATGGTGGCCATGTTACCGGTAAATCTGTTTATATAGATTGGCCGGGCTGGGCACAACGCGAACAGGGAAGCAATCCAACCGAAGCTTCTATGCTTTCTTTCACCGCCAACAAAGAGAAATTTACAGTGGGCGAAGATATTACGCTCACCATCCCTACAGGAAAAGATGGAAGGGCATTAATTTCTATTGAAAATGGTAGCCGCGTGCTTAAAACCTTCTGGGTAGATACCAAAGCCGGACAAACCCAGTTCAAATTTAAAGCAGAGAAAGAAATGGCACCAAATGTTTTCGCTAACATTACACTCCTGCAGCCGCATGCCCAAACGGTGAACGACTTACCAATTCGCATGTATGGGGCCATTCCGCTTTCGGTTGAAGATCCGCAAACCATTTTAAAGCCAACCATCAAAATGGCCGATAAAATTAAGCCGGAGACTGAAAATACCATTACCGTAGGCGAGCAAAACGGCAAAGCCATGACTTATACTATTGCTCTGGTAGATGAAGGTTTACTCGATCTTACCCGTTTCAAAACACCCGATCCACACAGCGCCTTTTATGCCCGCGAAGGTTTAGGCGTTAAAACCTGGGATTTATTTGATTATGTACTGGGGGCATGGGGAGGAAATTTAGAACGGATTTTAAGTATTGGCGGCGATGGAAGCATCAATAAAAACCTCAATCCGGCCAAAGCAAACCGCTTTAAAGCCGTGGTTAAGTTTATGGGACCATTTACCATTGGCAAAGGCGAAAGCAAAGCCCATAAATTTAAATTGCCACAATATATCGGTTCGGTAAGGGCGATGGTAGTAGCTGGACAGGATGCCGCTTATGGTTTTGCTGAGAAAGCTGTTCAGGTAAAAAAACCTTTAATGGTGTTGGCCACTTTACCTCGGGTAATTGGTCCTGGTGAAACTTTTACACTTCCGGTAACTGTTTTTGCTACCGAAGCTAACCTCAAAAATATTTCGGTACAGTTGCAGGCCAGCAACTTAATTGTGCAGGGAACCAATAAACAGCAGCTGTATTACAAGCAAACGGGCGAACAAATGGCTTATTTTGAAGTTAAAGCACCGAATACTGTGGGTATTGCTAAAGTAAAGGTTATTGCAACAAGTGGTGGCGAACGTACTGATTACGATGTGGAAATGGATATCAGAAATCCAAATCCTTATGTAACCAATGTGGTATCAGCAACGGTTCAGCCGCACACCAAATGGGCAGTAAACTACCTGCCAATCGGCATGACAGGAACCAATTCCGGCGCGCTCGAAGTGTCATCGATCCCTGCCATTAGTCTCAGCAAACGGTTAAGTTACCTCATTCAATATCCTCACGGCTGTATTGAGCAAACTACTTCAGGCATTTTCCCGCAATTATACCTCGACAGATTGAGCGCACTTAATGAGCAGCAAAAAGCCACTACAGAAAAAAACATTAAAGCAGGTATTAACAGGCTTAAAGGTTTTCAGACTACCGAAGGTGGACTCTCATACTGGCCTGGCGAAGGTAGTGCCGACGAATGGGGAAGCAACTATGCTGGTCACTTCCTTATTGAAGCACAAAACGCAGGTTACACGCTTCCGGTTGGCCTGCTCGAGGATCTTTTACGCTACCAAAAATCAAAAGCAGCAAACTGGGCACCTAACAGCAATAATTTTTACGGTGGCGATTTATTGCAGGCTTATCGTTTATACATGCTTGCCCTGGCTAAAAAACCTGAAATGGCAGCCATGAACCGCTTAAAAGCTTTCGAATATTTATCGGTAGCAGCCAAATGGCGTTTGGCTGCAGCTTATAAACTGGCCGGGCAAAACGAGGTGGCACAAAACATGATCCGTGGATTAGATACTTCCGTGCAGGCCTATAAACAACTGGGCGGCACCTATGGTTCAGATATCCGCGATGAAGCCATGATTTTAGAAACCCTTACCCTACTTGGACAGAAAGCTAAAGCAGCAAGCCTATTGCAACCTTTAGCGGCTAAACTGGGCGAAAACACCTGGTACAGCACCCAAACCACTGCATACAGCTTATTGGCCATTGCCAAATTCTGTGGAACGAACCAGTCGTCGGCCAAGTTGCAATATCAATATGTTTTGGATGGAAAATCGGCTCCGGTTAACAGTAACCAGTACATGAGTAGTACGCCTGTAAACTTTAAAGGCAGCACCGCCTCAGTTGCCAATAATGGCAATAATGTGCTGTTTGTTCGTTTAGTTTTAGCGGGACAGCCTATTGCCGGACAGAATAACTTCCTGCCTAACCGCCCTGATGTTTTGGATATGAATGTAATCTACAAACGCTTAAACGGAACGGTGATAGACCCAAGCACGATAAAACAGGGAACTGATTTTTATGCAGAAGTTACCGTTAAAAACCCGGGTAGAATGGGATTATACGAGCAAATGGCCTTAACACAGATTTTCCCTTCGGGTTGGGAAATTATCAATACCCGCGTAAATGATAACCAAAGTATGCTGGCCTCCTCTCCTTTTACTTATCAGGATATGCGCGATGATCGCGTTTTTACTTATTTTAATGTAAGAGAAGGTGAAAGTTTGGTTTATAAAGTATTGCTAAACGCCTCGTATCTGGGTAAATATTACCTATCGGCAGTACAGTGCGAAGCCATGTACAACAATGATATTTCGGCAACACAGCCGGGTAAATGGGTTCAGGTGGTGAAGTAG
- a CDS encoding nuclear transport factor 2 family protein, with product MIKKLLIFSGLLFSASFCFAQKATTENDVNAAVNKLIGLMINPDSMALDKLLLNNLSYGHSSGKIQTKQEFMHSLLSGESDFLDDIILGDPKTIIQGNTALVRHKLMAQTNDKGVRGSVNLYILLIWSKEKAGWKLLGRQAVKVP from the coding sequence ATGATAAAGAAACTTTTAATTTTTTCGGGCCTGTTATTTTCTGCTAGTTTTTGTTTTGCGCAAAAGGCGACTACAGAAAACGATGTTAATGCAGCCGTAAACAAGCTTATTGGCCTAATGATTAATCCTGATAGCATGGCTTTGGACAAATTGTTACTCAATAATTTGAGTTATGGTCACTCTAGTGGAAAAATACAAACTAAGCAGGAGTTTATGCATTCATTATTATCCGGCGAATCGGATTTTCTCGATGATATTATTCTGGGTGACCCGAAAACAATTATTCAAGGAAATACGGCTTTGGTAAGGCATAAATTAATGGCACAAACCAATGATAAGGGTGTAAGAGGGAGTGTAAATTTGTATATCCTTTTAATATGGAGTAAAGAAAAGGCAGGGTGGAAGTTACTGGGCAGACAAGCGGTTAAGGTACCTTAG
- the topA gene encoding type I DNA topoisomerase, with amino-acid sequence MAKNLLIVESPAKAKTIEGYLGKDFLVKSSYGHIRDLVKGDMAIDIKNNFAQTYEVPADKKNVVAELKKLAKDAEMVWLASDEDREGEAISWHLFETLGLKVEKTKRIVFHEITKPAILKAIESPRGIDYNLVNAQQARRVLDRLVGFELSPVLWKKVKPSLSAGRVQSVAVRLIVDREREVLNFNATAAYKITAQFTTGKGKELVKAELPQRFESEADAEKYLQDCAKATFAISSLETKPAKRNPAAPFTTSTLQQEASRKLGFSVARTMQVAQRLYEAGKITYMRTDSVNLSETAINAAAAEIKSAYGEKYHQPRVYKTKSAGAQEAHEAIRPTYFDRHTVDGDISEKRLYDLIWKRSIASQMSEALFEKTTAQITASTRKEHLVAEGEVLKFDGFLKVYLESTDDEEGEEKEGGAILPPLAKGQELFLREMQATERYSRPPARYTEASLVKKLEELGIGRPSTYAPTISTVQNRGYVVKEDRDGKQRKFTAITLANGEVKKETKSEITGAEKSKLFPTDIGEVVNDFLVAHFKGIVDFNFTAKVEKEFDEIAQGLQEWTKMLHSFYNPFHTEVETTLETAERATGERLLGLDPATGKNVYTKVGKFGPLVQIGELDEEEKPRYASLMRNQSVATITLADALELFKLPFQLPDFEGKEVVIGVGRFGPYVKWGESFISLPKNEEPLSVTYERAVEIIRQKMDDDAPIAYYEGLGVTKGKGRFGPFIKWNDLFINIPAKGYDFDNLTQADIETLIGKKVEKEANRYIKTWDAEKISIENGRWGPFIRFGKLMLKLRNNEATKQKYTPEELADIDLEVVKKMIVEQVPNAFETKKKAPAKKKAPAKKAAAKKK; translated from the coding sequence ATGGCAAAAAATTTACTAATCGTCGAGTCACCCGCAAAAGCTAAAACTATTGAAGGCTATTTAGGCAAAGATTTCCTGGTGAAGTCTAGCTATGGCCATATCCGTGATTTAGTGAAGGGCGATATGGCAATTGATATTAAAAATAATTTTGCCCAAACCTACGAGGTACCCGCCGATAAGAAGAATGTGGTTGCCGAACTGAAAAAGCTTGCTAAGGATGCCGAAATGGTATGGCTAGCATCCGATGAGGACCGCGAGGGAGAAGCCATTTCGTGGCACTTATTCGAAACTTTAGGCCTTAAAGTAGAAAAAACCAAACGTATCGTTTTTCATGAAATTACCAAACCTGCCATTTTAAAAGCCATCGAAAGCCCACGTGGTATCGATTATAACCTGGTAAATGCGCAGCAAGCCCGCCGCGTTTTAGATCGCCTGGTTGGTTTTGAGCTTTCACCAGTTTTATGGAAAAAGGTAAAACCATCTTTATCAGCAGGCCGTGTTCAATCTGTTGCCGTACGTTTAATTGTAGATAGAGAAAGAGAAGTTTTAAACTTTAATGCTACTGCAGCCTATAAAATAACCGCCCAGTTTACTACTGGCAAAGGAAAAGAACTGGTTAAAGCCGAATTGCCACAACGTTTCGAAAGCGAGGCTGATGCTGAAAAATACCTTCAGGATTGTGCCAAAGCAACATTCGCCATTAGCAGTTTGGAAACCAAACCGGCAAAACGTAATCCGGCGGCACCTTTTACTACTTCAACACTACAACAGGAAGCTTCCCGAAAATTAGGTTTTTCGGTAGCCAGAACCATGCAGGTTGCCCAAAGATTATACGAGGCAGGTAAGATTACTTACATGAGAACTGACTCGGTAAACTTATCTGAAACTGCTATAAATGCTGCTGCAGCCGAAATAAAATCGGCCTACGGCGAAAAATACCACCAGCCAAGGGTTTATAAAACCAAATCGGCTGGTGCACAGGAGGCTCACGAAGCCATCCGTCCAACTTATTTCGACAGACATACTGTTGATGGCGACATTTCAGAGAAACGTTTGTACGATTTGATCTGGAAACGTTCAATTGCCTCACAAATGAGCGAGGCCTTGTTTGAGAAAACCACTGCACAAATTACCGCTTCAACTCGTAAAGAGCATTTAGTAGCTGAGGGTGAAGTATTGAAATTTGACGGTTTCTTAAAAGTTTATCTCGAATCAACAGATGATGAAGAGGGCGAAGAAAAAGAAGGCGGTGCTATTTTACCTCCTTTAGCTAAAGGCCAGGAATTATTTTTAAGAGAAATGCAGGCTACTGAACGTTATTCACGTCCGCCGGCAAGATATACAGAGGCCAGTCTGGTTAAAAAATTAGAAGAACTGGGTATTGGTCGTCCGTCTACTTATGCGCCTACTATTTCTACGGTACAAAACCGTGGTTACGTAGTTAAAGAAGACCGCGATGGTAAACAACGTAAATTTACAGCCATTACTTTAGCCAATGGCGAAGTTAAAAAAGAAACCAAATCAGAAATAACCGGTGCCGAAAAGTCTAAACTTTTCCCTACCGATATTGGTGAGGTGGTAAACGATTTCCTGGTAGCACATTTTAAAGGAATTGTTGATTTTAACTTTACCGCCAAGGTTGAAAAAGAATTTGATGAGATTGCACAGGGCTTACAAGAGTGGACCAAAATGCTCCATTCTTTCTATAACCCTTTCCATACTGAGGTAGAAACAACACTGGAAACGGCTGAACGCGCTACTGGCGAACGTTTATTGGGGCTTGATCCGGCTACTGGTAAAAACGTTTATACCAAAGTAGGTAAATTTGGTCCGCTGGTTCAAATTGGCGAGCTTGATGAGGAAGAAAAACCACGTTATGCCAGCTTAATGCGTAACCAATCGGTAGCCACCATTACTTTAGCTGATGCTTTAGAGTTGTTTAAATTACCGTTCCAGCTGCCTGATTTTGAGGGTAAGGAAGTGGTAATTGGCGTTGGCCGCTTCGGACCTTATGTAAAGTGGGGCGAAAGTTTCATTTCATTGCCTAAAAACGAGGAGCCGCTGTCGGTTACTTACGAAAGGGCTGTTGAAATTATCCGTCAGAAAATGGATGACGATGCCCCTATCGCCTATTACGAAGGTTTAGGTGTAACCAAAGGAAAGGGTCGTTTTGGTCCATTCATTAAATGGAACGATTTATTTATCAATATCCCGGCTAAAGGTTACGATTTCGACAACCTTACACAAGCCGATATTGAAACCTTAATTGGTAAAAAAGTAGAAAAAGAGGCTAACAGGTACATTAAAACCTGGGATGCTGAGAAAATCTCGATCGAAAATGGCCGTTGGGGACCGTTTATCCGTTTTGGCAAACTGATGCTGAAACTGAGAAACAACGAGGCTACCAAACAAAAATATACACCAGAAGAACTGGCCGATATTGATCTGGAAGTAGTTAAAAAGATGATTGTAGAGCAAGTGCCAAACGCCTTCGAAACGAAGAAAAAAGCACCTGCAAAGAAAAAGGCTCCTGCTAAAAAGGCTGCAGCTAAAAAGAAATAA